From Bradyrhizobium erythrophlei:
ATCCCGGTCTTGCGCCGAGCCGAAGCTCAGGCGGAAGCCGGGCCGCTAATGCCGATGGTGCGCCGCGCAAACATGGGGCTTTCCATAGCAGCCGGCCGCGGAAATCGCAAAGCCTGCCGGCCTTGAAGCCCCTGGCCGCTAACGCCGGTCATTTCGGCCGGGGTCGGGCCGGGTTTCCGGTGACCGTATCGCCGGAGGCGACGTCTCGCGTCACGACGCTGCCTGCCCCGATCACCGCGCCATCGCCGACCGTGATCCCCGGGAGGAGGATGGCTCCCCCGCCGATCCAGACATCGCGGCCGATACGGACCGGGCGGCCGAATTCGAGCCCGGCGCGGCGTGTCTCGGCGTCGCGCGGGTGATCGGCCGCATAAATCTGTACCGCCGGCCCGATCTGGGTGCGGTCACCGATCGTCACGTCCACCACATCGAGGATAATGCAGTTGAAGTTCAGGAACACGCCATCGCCCAGACGGATGTTGTAGCCGTAGTCGCAAAAAAAAGGTGGACGGATCACGGCGTCCTTGCCGACCTGGCCGAGACGTTCCCTTAGCAGGGTGTGGCGTTCGGATACCGGCAGCGCCAACGCTGCGTTGTAACGGACGAGCCACGACTTCGTGGCGGCTTGATCTGCTCCGAGTTCGGCGTCGGGGCGATAAAGCTCGCCAGCGAGCATTTTCTGCTTTTCGCTCTTGTTCAACCGATCATTCCTAGCCTTGGAAATGCATCGGGGGCCGCTTCCAGCATGGCGCGGGCACGTGCGCTGTCGTCGTTCATCTGGGTTACCAGGGCGACGACGCTGTCGAATTTCAGCTCCTCGCGGATGAAGCCGATGAAGGCAACGTCCAGCACGCTGCCATAGAGATCGCCCTTGAAGTCGAACAGGAACACTTCCAACAGCGGTGCGCCATTGTCGAAGGTGGGGCGGCGGCCGAAGCTCGCGACGCCATCGAAACGCACTTGGTCCTTGCCCTGGCCGCGGCCGACCCGCACCGCATAGATGCCGTGCCTGAGCCCGCAATTGGCGTCGAGGCGGATATTGGCGGTGGGAAAACCGAGGTCGCGGCCGCGCTTCTCGCCATGCATCACTTCGCCGGTGACGAACCACGGCCCGTCCAGCATTCTTGTGGCGTCGTCGATCTGGCCCTCCGCGAGCGCCATGCGGATCGCGCTGGAGGAGACCGGCCGTTCCTCGATATCGATGTGAGGCTGCACGTCGACCTCGATGCCGAGCCGGGGCGCCTCGTTGACCAAAAGGCTTGGCGAGCCGACGCGGCCCTTGCCGAAATGAAAGTCATAGCCGACCGCGATGCCGCTGATGCCGAGCCGCTCGATCAGATCGTGGTGAATGAAATCCTGCGCGCTGGTCCCGGCCCGCATCTTGTCGAAGGTCATGACCACGGCGCCCGCGAGCCCGGTCCCGGCGAGCAGCCGCAGCTTCGCGGCCTCGTCGGTGAGCCTGAACTGGGGGGTGTTCGGGCTGAAAAACCGGCGCGGATGCGGCTCGAAGGTCACCGCCAGCGCCGGCCGGCCGTGGCTATGCGCCATCTGCAGGGCGGCCCGGATCACCGCGCGGTGGCCGAGATGGACTCCGTCGAAATTACCCATCGCGACCACCGTCCCCTTTGGGATCGCGGCCGCGGGTGTGGTGTCGCGTATAACGATAAAGCCAGGCGTCATTTCAGGGATTCTTTAACCTAAATCGGATTGGCGGCGGGACCGTGACGCGGCGGCACCGATGAAGTCAAGCGACCCGCGGCAGCACCCGGCCGGGCCTGCGTCCATTTTCGGGTTAACGGGCTGTTTAACGGGTGATGCTACTGGTGGGGAAAGGGCTGCGGGGGGATCAACCCCGGGCAGGCTCGTTTGATCAGTGGCGTTAAAGTGTCGCGGGGAGTTCAAGATGGCGGTTGATAC
This genomic window contains:
- a CDS encoding bifunctional riboflavin kinase/FAD synthetase: MTPGFIVIRDTTPAAAIPKGTVVAMGNFDGVHLGHRAVIRAALQMAHSHGRPALAVTFEPHPRRFFSPNTPQFRLTDEAAKLRLLAGTGLAGAVVMTFDKMRAGTSAQDFIHHDLIERLGISGIAVGYDFHFGKGRVGSPSLLVNEAPRLGIEVDVQPHIDIEERPVSSSAIRMALAEGQIDDATRMLDGPWFVTGEVMHGEKRGRDLGFPTANIRLDANCGLRHGIYAVRVGRGQGKDQVRFDGVASFGRRPTFDNGAPLLEVFLFDFKGDLYGSVLDVAFIGFIREELKFDSVVALVTQMNDDSARARAMLEAAPDAFPRLGMIG
- a CDS encoding sugar O-acetyltransferase, encoding MNKSEKQKMLAGELYRPDAELGADQAATKSWLVRYNAALALPVSERHTLLRERLGQVGKDAVIRPPFFCDYGYNIRLGDGVFLNFNCIILDVVDVTIGDRTQIGPAVQIYAADHPRDAETRRAGLEFGRPVRIGRDVWIGGGAILLPGITVGDGAVIGAGSVVTRDVASGDTVTGNPARPRPK